In Miscanthus floridulus cultivar M001 chromosome 5, ASM1932011v1, whole genome shotgun sequence, one genomic interval encodes:
- the LOC136450614 gene encoding signal recognition particle subunit SRP54 2 has protein sequence MVLAQLGGSISRALAQMSNATVIDEKVLNDCLNEISRALLQADVQFKMVRDMQANIKRIVNLEALAAGTNKRRIMQQAVFTELCNMLDPGKPSFTPKKGKPSVVMFVGLQGSGKTTTCTKYAYYHQRKGFKPALVCADTFRAGAFDQLKQNATKAKIPFYGSYMESDPVKIAVEGVERFKKENCDLIIVDTSGRHKQEAALFEEMRQVSEATKPDLVIFVMDSSIGQAAFDQAQAFKQSVSVGAVIITKMDGHAKGGGALSAVAATKSPVIFIGTGEHIDEFEVFDVKPFVSRLLGMGDWSGFMDKIHEVVPTDQQPELLQKLSEGSFTLRLMYEQFQNILKMGPIGQVFSMLPGFSAELMPKGHEKESQAKIKRYMTMMDSMTDAELDSTNPKLMTESRIIRIARGSGRPVRDVMDMLEEYKRLAKIWGKMKGLKIPKKGEMSALSRNMNVQHMSKVLPPQMLKQIGGMGGLQSLMKQMGSKEMSGMFGGMGGER, from the exons ATGGTGCTCGCGCAACTGGGCGGGAGCATCTCCCGCGCCCTGGCGCAGATGAGCAACGCCACGGTGATCGATGAGAAGGTGCTGAACGACTGCCTCAACGAGATCTCACGCGCGCTCCTACAGGCCGATGTCCAGTTCAAGATGGTCCGCGACATGCAGGCCAACATCAAGCGCATCGTCAACCTCGAGGCGCTTGCCGCAGGCACCAACAAGCGCCGCATCATGCAGCAG GCTGTCTTCACGGAACTCTGCAACATGCTAGATCCCGGGAAGCCTTCTTTCACTCCCAAAAAGGGCAAGCCAAGCGTAGTAATGTTCGTTGGTCTGCAAG gttcTGGTAAAACTACCACTTGTACAAAATATGCTTATTATCATCAGAGGAAAGGATTCAAACCAGCGCTGGTTTGTGCTGATACATTTAGGGCTGGTGCTTTTGATCAGTTAAAGCAAAATGCAACGAAGGCCAAGATTCCCTTTTACGGAAG CTACATGGAATCTGATCCAGTAAAAATTGCTGTTGAGGGTGTGGAGAGGTTCAAGAAAGAAAACTGTGATCTCATCATTGTGGATACAAGTGGAAGGCACAAACAAGAAGCAGCACTCTTTGAAGAAATGCGGCAAGTTTCGGAAGCAACA AAACCAGACTTGGTGATTTTTGTGATGGACAGCAGTATTGGTCAGGCTGCATTTGATCAAGCACAGGCATTTAAACAAAGTGTTTCTGTTGGTGCTGTGATTATTACAAAAATGGATGGTCACGCAAAAGGCGGTGGTGCCCTTAGCGC TGTCGCAGCAACAAAAAGTCCTGTTATATTCATTGGAACTGGAGAGCACATTGATGAGTTTGAAGTTTTTGATGTGAAGCCATTTGTTAGTCGCCTGTTAG GTATGGGAGATTGGTCAGGCTTTATGGACAAGATTCATGAAGTGGTACCTACAGATCAACAGCCTGAGCTTCTGCAGAAACTGTCTGAAGGAAGCTTTACTCTGAGGCTTATGTATGAGCAGTTCCAGAACATTCTGAAAATGGGTCCTATTGGCCAG GTCTTCTCTATGTTGCCTGGGTTTAGCGCTGAACTAATGCCAAAAGGACATGAGAAGGAAAGCCAGGCTAAGATTAAGCGCTACATGACGATGATGGATTCCATGACTGATGCAG AGCTTGACAGCACAAATCCTAAGCTGATGACCGAATCACGGATCATTCGGATTGCACGGGGTTCTGGCCGGCCTGTCAGGGATGTCATGGACATGCTGGAAGAGTACAAGCGGCTTGCTAAAATCTGGGGCAAGATGAAGGGTCTCAAAATCCCAAAGAAAGGGGAGATGAGTGCACTGTCCCGCAACATGAATGTTCAGCACATGAGCAAGGTCCTTCCGCCGCAGATGCTTAAACAGATTGGTGGCATGGGCGGTCTGCAGTCTCTGATGAAACAGATGGGATCGAAGGAGATGAGCGGAATGTTTGGAGGCATGGGTGGCGAGCGGTAA
- the LOC136450613 gene encoding uncharacterized protein: MGTTPSTPRLVAAGAPPSPSAAEQMFAALVGEKAYPISSEFWKQLLELPLTLQWPRDRVLQACHAFAENNHQTKHLAKILIHLVWCLQECSSTTSVSSVVYRRAINAAYISSIFLKFIIENAKTDSWQELCLDIDRSEKGLENFPAENTVEYFLMRGVLDYIGSVDVSPESCYLHHELLNLMLVLMSTQLCSGPSPEPKDVHPFIDAAMLQDSSIVASVVQKFLLNFVTRPKIPLNGSHLVFSDDGRPGVLQRVGSAAANIVLLPYYTFNYLVSSTPEGATSQLADNSLLVLLIMIHYRKCISTNESILTNNVYTMDSNTNDKDAPVFHDNPYCKALNSAKDIQYDRADVGGNAQDGPVVGLSFASLFDALGRCLNDESSVLFLYSLVHGNCDFQEYVLVRTDLDTLLMPILEMLYNASRKTSNQIYMLLIILLILSQDSTFNASVHKLVLPAVPWYHERLMHQTSLGSLMVVILIRTIKYNLSKLRDVYLHTNCLAILANMAPHVHRLSAYASQRLVSLFDMLSRKYAKLAELKNDKSLKVISDQMEADNIADDMSTELHIYTDFLRIVLEIINAILTYALPRNPEVVYAVLHRQEVFEPFKNHPRFNELLENIYTVLDFFNSRMDMQQLDGEWSVDKVLEVINKTCRSWRGEGMKMFTQLRFTYEQESHPEEFFIPYAWRLVLSRGFSFNPGAINLFPVEIRLEDAPAGEQKV, translated from the exons ATGGGCACGACGCCGTCGACCCCGAGGCTGGTCGCGGCAGGCGCGCCGCCGTCGCCCAGCGCGGCGGAGCAGATGTTCGCGGCGCTGGTCGGCGAGAAGGCCTACCCAATCTCCTCCGAGTTCTGGAAGCAGCTGCTCGAGCTGCCCCTCACCCTGCAGTGGCCGCGCGACCGCGTGCTGCAGGCGTGCCACGCCTTCG CCGAGAATAACCACCAAACAAAGCATCTTGCAAAGATTTTGATCCATTTGGTTTGGTGCTTGCAAGAGTGCTCCTCAACAACTTCTGTATCTTCTGTCGTATATCGGAGGGCGATCAATGCGGCATACATATCATCCATATTTCTCAAGTTCATCATTGAAAACGCAAAAACCGACAGTTGGCAAGAGCTATGCCTTGACATTGACAGGAGTGAGAAGGGGTTGGAAAACTTTCCTGCAG AAAACACTGTGGAGTATTTTCTGATGAGAGGTGTGCTGGACTATATTGGTAGTGTGGATGTAAG TCCGGAGTCATGCTACCTACATCATGAACTCCTGAACTTGATGCTAGTTCTTATGTCAACTCAGTTATGTTCTGGACCATCTCCAGAGCCAAAGGATGTGCATCCTTTTATTGATGCAGCTATGCTTCAG GACAGCTCCATAGTGGCTTCAGTGGTGCAAAAATTTTTGCTCAATTTTGTAACACGGCCAAAAATTCCTCTCAATGGTTCACACCTTGTTTTCTCTGATGATGGTAGGCCTGGTGTTCTGCAGCGAGTTGGCTCAGCAGCTG CAAATATCGTCTTGTTGCCATATTATACTTTCAACTACCTTGTAAGCTCAACTCCTGAGGGTGCGACAAGTCAATTGGCAGATAACAGTTTACTTGTTCTGCTTATCATGATCCACTACCGAAAGTGCATTTCAACTAATGAGTCCATTCTAACCAACAATGTATACACTATGGACTCAAATACCAACGACAAGGATGCTCCAGTTTTTCATGATAACCCTTATTGCAAGGCATTAAACAGTGCTAAGGACATACAAT ATGATCGTGCTGATGTTGGAGGAAATGCTCAAGATGGACCTGTTGTCGGGTTGTCTTTTGCATCGTTGTTTGATGCTCTTGGAAG ATGCTTAAATGATGAGAGCTCGGTGCTGTTTCTTTATTCTTTGGTCCATGGGAACTGTGACTTTCAGGAATACGTCCTGGTTCGAACAGACTTGGATACTTTG CTGATGCCTATCTTGGAAATGCTCTACAATGCATCAAGGAAGACTTCGAATCAGATTTACATGCTGTTGATTATTCTCCTGATCCTCAGTCAAGATTCAACTTTCAATGCTAGTGTGCACAAATTA GTGCTTCCTGCTGTTCCTTGGTACcatgagcgcctgatgcatcaAACATCTCTGGGATCTTTGATGGTTGTAATACTAATTCGGACCATCAAGTACAACCTCTCCAAGCTAAGA GATGTCTACCTTCACACAAACTGTCTTGCAATTTTAGCAAATATGGCTCCTCATGTGCATAGGCTGAGTGCTTATGCATCACAAAGGCTAGTTAGTCTCTTTGACATGCTTTCTCGCAA GTATGCCAAACTAGCTGAGTTAAAAAATGACAAGTCTCTGAAAGTTATATCTGATCAGATGGAAGCAGACAACATCGCAGATGATATG TCTACAGAGCTTCACATATATACAGATTTCTTAAGAATTGTTCTGGAAATAATCAATGCAATCCTTACATATGCATTGCCCAGAAATCCTGAG GTTGTGTATGCTGTATTGCATCGACAAGAGGTTTTTGAGCCATTTAAAAATCATCCACGTTTTAATGAACTGCTTGAGAACATATACACT GTATTGGATTTCTTCAATAGTCGAATGGACATGCAACAATTAGATGGGGAATGGTCTGTGGATAAGGTGCTTGAAGTCATCAACAAAACTTGCCGTTCATGGCGTGGAGAAGGGATGAAG ATGTTTACCCAGTTACGGTTTACATATGAGCAAGAAAGCCATCCTGAGGAATTCTTCATCCCATATGCATGGCGCCTTGTCCTATCACGGGG ATTCTCCTTCAATCCGGGCGCCATAAATCTCTTCCCTGTGGAGATTCGCCTTGAA GACGCACCTGCCGGTGAACAAAAGGTTTAG